From a region of the Panulirus ornatus isolate Po-2019 chromosome 38, ASM3632096v1, whole genome shotgun sequence genome:
- the LOC139760918 gene encoding uncharacterized protein, whose amino-acid sequence MERPRRNVRPPGALNDYLTVNEGERKTPSGDEAKETHNDQEKVKDVTQTEADKKMLISQPYKCGECKARYRSKVALLRHAVKHSGEKPFACSECGKGLSSQCALSEHMNIHTNNRPHRCDECGLESRQLSVHLRHLLTHQSHPEHLYSCSVCAKTFKQNEYLRKHMRKHTGEKPFACRECSKSFTCKSELNRHSKRHSSERPHMCSDCGQSFKMRHNLRRHLKAHSGTQQWKCLLCSLVFSKPKLLEAHRKTHLETIQHLQVSRPDDNTLIVSAEGDDRRRLPTVHNVLLPKNSLGICGSDFNIQKKFLRINDTTLPLELILKSVGKGNAIKIKIIDKPAHPRTGSLSPCKNIVELVDEDTPKQEGFAFPKDRNRNANNMGAEPAVEGGSVQSVNREAVQVASVLSVPASILSHCLSKHYIQVNPACSDYRCWLAMLASLCQQLRPPFDMEVCKHLNRMTTALQYCLLQEPGSAIQSKAADFTSDSEIVSNVWKCEDQSQYQFIYKQYMILMETFQSHFDKYVADNVE is encoded by the exons ATGGAACGTCCACGAAGAAATGTACGTCCACCAGGTGCTCTGAATGACTACTTAACTGTTAATGAAGGCGAAAGGAAAACTCCCTCTGGAGATGAGGCTAAAGAAACTCATAATGACCAGGAAAAAGTAAAAGATGTGACTCAAACTGAAGCAGACAAGAAAATGCTGATTTCACAGCCATACAAATGTGGGGAATGTAAAGCCAGATACAGAAGTAAAGTGGCTCTTCTTCGTCATGCTGTTAAGCACAGTG gtGAGAAGCCCTTTGCTTGCTCTGAGTGTGGGAAGGGACTCTCAAGTCAATGTGCATTGTCTGAGCATATGAATATTCACACAAACAACAGGCCTCACAG GTGTGATGAATGTGGCTTGGAGAGTCGCCAGTTGAGTGTACACTTACGACATCTTTTAACTCACCAGTCTCATCCAGAACATCTATATAGCTGCTCTGTCTGTGCAAAAACTTTCAAGCAAAATGAGTATCTACGGAAACATATGCGCAAACACACAg gagagaagccatttgcATGTAGAGAATGTAGTAAATCATTCACATGCAAAAGTGAGCTAAACCGTCACAGCAAGCGACACTCTTCCGAGAGGCCACACATGTGCTCAGATTGTGGCCAAAGTTTTAAGATGCGGCATAATCTTCGTCGTCATTTAAAAGCTCATTCTGGTACACAACAGTGGAAATGCCTTCTATGCTCATTGGTTTTTTCAAAACCAAAATTGTTGGAG GCGCATCGAAAAACACATCTAGAAACGATTCAGCACCTTCAAGTCAGCAGGCCAGATGATAACACACTTATTGTCTCTGCAGAAGGGGATGATCGAAGGAGGCTACCAACTGTCCATAATGTTCTCCTACCCAAAAACAGCCTGGGAATCTGTGGATCTGATTTCAACATTCAGAAGAAATTCTTAAGAATCAATGACACAACTCTGCCTCTTGAATTAATCCTGAAATCTGTTGGGAAGGGAAATGCCATTAAAATCAAGATAATTGATAAACCAGCACATCCAAGAACTGGGTCACTTTCCCCATGTAAGAATATTGTAGAATTAGTTGATGAGGATACTCCAAAACAGGAAGGCTTCGCTTTTCCAAAAGATAGAAACAGAAATGCAAACAACATGGGTGCAGAGCCTGCTGTTGAAG GAGGGAGTGTTCAAAGTGTGAATCGTGAAGCAGTACAAGTTGCAAGTGTTTTAAGTGTCCCAGCCAGCATTTTAAGCCATTGCCTCTCCAAACATTATATTCAGGTGAATCCAGCTTGCTCAGATTATCGCTGCTGGTTAGCAATGCTAGCATCTCTTTGTCAACAACTTCGCCCACCATTTGACATGGAG GTTTGTAAGCATCTTAATCGTATGACTACAGCACTCCAGTATTGTCTTCTCCAAGAACCAGGCTCAGCCATTCAGTCAAAAGCAGCTGATTTTACATCTGATTCAGAGATAGTATCAAATGTATGGAAATGTGAGGATCAATCTCAATATCAGTTTATTTATAAGCAATATATGATACTAATGGAAACATTCCAGAGTCATTTTGATAAGTATGTTGCTGATAATGTTGAGTAG